Below is a window of Brassica napus cultivar Da-Ae chromosome A5, Da-Ae, whole genome shotgun sequence DNA.
ACACTCCATCGGGTATACCATACAATATTATCAACTTGAGACATGGAAATGCTCACAATCCTACATGGGCAGGGGTAAGTCCTACTACATGTGGTACTAGCAAGCTAATGTGGCCTATAAGTTTTAGTTGATCTTTTGCTTCTTTCTTGTACTAGGGAGACAGTATTCTTGCAGATTCTGGTACTGAACAGCTCGAGTTTATTGCCCTTTCCCAGAGGACAGGGGACCCAAAATATCAACAAAAGGTGCGTTTCCTCTGTTAACTTGTAGCATGGTTGACTTACCACATATCCATCTGCCTATAAGATTAGTGATACATATTATTATAACTATTGATTAGTTATAGATAACTTATTCTATGTATTTGTATTATAAACTGATCAGGTTTTGGATTTGGCAATAGTTCAGGATATATAATTTGCAACTCAATGGTTAACCTGTTTGTAACTCTGTGTATCAGGTAGAAAAGGTTATTTCAGTACTAAACAAGGACTTCCCTGCGGATGGTCTACTTCCGATTTATATAAGTGCCGAGACAGCTAATCCATCGCACTCTACCATTACATTTGGTGCCATGGGAGACAGGTTTTTTTTCCCCAACTTGATTGCATTTTATATTGCTGCTTGTCTTATTCCTTCTGGTTTGATATGTGAcggttaatatttttgaatacaGCTTTTACGAATATTTGCTCAAAGTTTGGGTGTTTGGGAGCAAAACTTCATCAGTGAAACACTATAGGTAAGTTTTTACTCTTTTCTACTTTGTCTATATACGTATGTTTCGTCTTATAAGTcaaagacaagaagaagattgtTGATTGTCCTCACATGATGATATCTATGttctttcctttgcttggtatTGTAGTTTTGGTATTTTGTACTGATATGTGTTGAAATCTTGGCATCAGAGATATGTGGGAGAAATCAATGAATGGTCTGGTAAGCTTGGTTAAGAAATCAACACCTTCGTCGTTTACATATATCTGTGAGAAGAGTGGAACCTCTTTGTCCGACAAGGTATACCCGTCTGTGATAAGTGAAAATCTCTGTTGCCTAGCGTGTTCCAGTTCTCATGTTTCTTTCTCATCATCTATGTTCAGATGGATGAGTTGGCATGCTTTGCTCCTGGAATGTTGGCTTTAGGAGCATCTGGGTATAATGATCCCGCTGAAGCAAAGAAGTTTCTCACCCTTGCTGAAGAGGTAAAGCTATGGCTTGACATCAAtaggattttcaaacaatttATTCTGTTGGAACTTTCgcctttatttctattttttccaCTAATCTGCAGCTTGCATGGACATGTTATAACTTTTACGAATCAACACCAACAAAACTGGCTGGGGAGAATTACTTCTTCAACTCTGGGAGTGTATGTCCTTTCCTTGTTTGGTTTATGTTTACATTTGCTGTTTAGTATACAATCTTTAAAcatgattatgatgatgattCAGGACATGAGTGTTGGAACATCGTGGAACATTTTGAGACCAGAAACTGTGGAATCACTGTTTTACCTCTGGCGGTTGACAGGTAACAAGACATATCAAGACTGGGGATGGAATATATTTGAAgcgtttgagaagaactctcgCATAGAGTCTGGATATGTCGGTTTAAAGGATGTAAGTAGTTCTCCTTAGGCTCCAAATTAGACCCCACATTATAAAGTATAATCTGATAGTAGATTCTTTTTCCAGGTTAATACAGGAGTTAAGGACAACAAGATGCAAAGTTTCTTCCTTGCTGAGACGCTCAAGTATCTCTATCTCCTCTTCTCCCCCACAACGGTGATTCCCTTGGACGAGTGGGTATTCAACACAGAAGCTCATCCACTTAAGATTGTGCCCTGGAATGATCAGGTGAGTCTCGGACAATCCACGGCCGTGCAGCAACGCAAACCAACAATTAGATTACGCCAGAGGCGGATTGGTCGGATGACAAACAAGTAAGCACGCTCGCTCGCTTGAGAGATCACAGTGTAAATTCTTGCTTTGTGATTTCACTGGAGTGTGGATCAGTGGAAATTTCTTAACTGACCAATGAGGATTTTGGCTTTGGCTATTCGAAGACCCCTGTAATATGTGGTCTCTGTTGCTTTATTCAAggaaccatttttttaaaaaagatttcaaGATAGACACTATGTTATATTAGTGGggtaaaataagtaataactcAACAGGTTTGTCTTGTGTTTTGTACCCTTTtagaatatgaaaattaaagaGTACTGTTTTTCATGCTTTTTATCAGAGGAAACAACTAAAAGAATTTTtcagcttaatttttttttattattgtccTGTCTTTTAGTCAAGCTAGGCATGGGCATTTCGGATATCGGTTCGGATATTTCAGGTTTCGGATAGGaggctagaggatccatttactacttaacctattttcggttcggttaggtTCGAATAATAAAATTAGGAATCGGGAATACCcgaaaatattatgttttcatttggttttggtttggttcggattgCTCGGGTAGTTCGGTTAATTCagataaaatattagttatttagggtaaaatatcaaataattatgatGATTTAGATAAGAATTttggattactttggatattttgaataaaactaTCCAGATAGTTTCAGATTCTTTTGGatagtttggatactttataataatttagttatcctcaactattttcatATACTTTTAACAaatctttaaattaaaaatatatatttagttatattattatatgtatatatagttaatatttttatatattcgggtacctgttcggttttcggttcggttccgattcggttcggttatttcagatataaaaatatagaaactgtttGGGTATTCGAGGATCCGGTTTCAGTTCCAGATATTTTAGTTCGGTTTTGATTCCAGTTTTTTTTGTCTACGCCTAGTCAAAGCCTTAGTATTAGGAAACTCCACATGAGTccgaaagaaacaaaaactagAAGAGAGAAATAACGCAGAAGAAATGAAATGGAAACAAAACAGAGTGCAATGACCAAAGACTTTGGTGTGTTGACTAAATCTCCACGTCACGccagaagaagaggaagaatgaCACGGGGGCTAGTGCAACGGTTTAAAAGTAATAACCACAGATATCACCAGCCTCAAAACCTCTCCACACGTCAATTCTCCAAACCACATTTTCATATCTCcatcaaaaaaagaaatatatgatttttggTGAGAATTGTGAAAGAGGGAAAATAATAGCCACCCACTAGTATATATATCATCAAAACAATGAACCATAGTCCACCGTTTTTCTCTCCCTCAAGTCAAATCATAACTAAACATCCATCATTCTCCTCCCATCATCGATCATTACATACGAGAAGATGGTGAAATCCTGTGAGCTGTGTGGTGCAGAAGCCGATCTCCACTGCGCCGCGGACTCCGCTTTCCTCTGCCGCTCCTGCGACGCCAAGTTCCACGCCTCTAACATCTTGTTTTCCCGCCATGTCCGCCGCATCATCTGCCCTGCCTGCAAATCCCTCACCGGAGATTCCTTCTCTGGTCCTCTTTCC
It encodes the following:
- the LOC106421961 gene encoding mannosyl-oligosaccharide 1,2-alpha-mannosidase MNS2 codes for the protein MARSKAVVSGSHAHGIWKYFNPAYYLRRPRRLALLFFLFLSVSMVLWDRHSLSRDYQLEVSKLNEEVMRLQLLLEDVKSVVAEDVSVNSSTLKDDVQEDPLDAQRMLRVKEAMIHAWSSYEKYAWGQDELQPQTKDGVDSFGGLGATMIDALDTLYIMGLDEQFQKAREWVATSLDFDKDYDASMFETTIRVVGGLLSAYDLSEDKLFLDKAKDIADRLLPAWDTPSGIPYNIINLRHGNAHNPTWAGGDSILADSGTEQLEFIALSQRTGDPKYQQKVEKVISVLNKDFPADGLLPIYISAETANPSHSTITFGAMGDSFYEYLLKVWVFGSKTSSVKHYRDMWEKSMNGLVSLVKKSTPSSFTYICEKSGTSLSDKMDELACFAPGMLALGASGYNDPAEAKKFLTLAEELAWTCYNFYESTPTKLAGENYFFNSGSDMSVGTSWNILRPETVESLFYLWRLTGNKTYQDWGWNIFEAFEKNSRIESGYVGLKDVNTGVKDNKMQSFFLAETLKYLYLLFSPTTVIPLDEWVFNTEAHPLKIVPWNDQVSLGQSTAVQQRKPTIRLRQRRIGRMTNK